One window of the Montipora foliosa isolate CH-2021 chromosome 4, ASM3666993v2, whole genome shotgun sequence genome contains the following:
- the LOC138001432 gene encoding uncharacterized protein, whose translation MPAKKNKRGDRGSVEEETSTAKKTANIAADNGPRIEESIHKINEQEQPSLLEIKQLLVDIQIQIAAVLTENLKLRKEIEELKDSANFNEKELNDLKDSLLKTNNENKTLKDFLEETRREVKAVKDDFREQKEKTEQLWSAFDDLEQYTRKNSLEIHGIPQNAYSDTDTAVIKVAEALNITVEPEDIEIPHKLRRGTAIIVKFCSHKVKSKIYKERVKLKHAKISDLFPSYTFTGQQHRIFVNENLTAYRRRMVGKANKRRQEETLTSVWTSDGRMYIHTYVYCNSQFGLFGYNV comes from the coding sequence ATGCccgcaaagaaaaataagagagGCGATCGTGGCTCGGTAGAAGAAGAGACAAGTACTGCGAAGAAGACGGCCAATATAGCCGCCGACAATGGTCCAAGAATTGAAGAATCTATACACAAGATAAACGAACAAGAGCAGCCAAGCCTCCTCGAAATCAAGCAGTTATTGGTGGATATTCAGATCCAAATAGCGGCGGTACTCACCGAAAATTTAAAACTTAGGAAGGAaattgaagaattaaaagacTCCGCAAATTTTAATGAGAAGGAACTCAATGATCTGAAGGACTCCTTGCTAAAGACGAACAACGAAAACAAGACCTTAAAAGATTTTCTGGAGGAAACGAGGAGAGAGGTGAAAGCGGTGAAAGATGACTTTAGAGAGCAGAAGGAAAAAACTGAACAATTGTGGTCTGCTTTCGACGATTTGGAACAATACACGCGAAAGAACTCGCTAGAAATACACGGAATACCACAAAATGCATACTCGGATACGGATACGGCAGTCATTAAAGTGGCCGAAGCTTTGAACATAACTGTAGAGCCCGAGGACATCGAGATTCCTCACAAGCTGAGGAGGGGCACGGCTATTATAGTTAAATTTTGCAGTCACAAGGTAAAGTCCAAAATTTACAAGGAACGCGTTAAATTAAAGCATGCTAAAATCTCGGATCTTTTTCCAAGTTACACTTTCACTGGACAACAGCACCGAATTTTTGTTAATGAGAATCTTACAGCTTACAGGAGAAGGATGGTCGGAAAAGCCAACAAACGAAGGCAGGAAGAAACTCTTACTAGTGTTTGGACGTCGGACGGTAGgatgtacatacatacatacgtttattGTAACTCCCAATTTGGGCTTTTCGGTTACAAtgtctaa